The following DNA comes from Epinephelus moara isolate mb chromosome 2, YSFRI_EMoa_1.0, whole genome shotgun sequence.
TTTTTAACATGGTGTTTGTGTCAATGCTTAAATATTCAGTCTtgctgctgtagtttgtttaacAATTTCTGGTTCACCTTAAAGTCAGCtgtttaaaatgactgttttatgGTACTTCACCTCTTTTTAATACTGTAGATCAGAGGTTCCCGAGCCTTCTAGAAGAAGTAAAAATGTGCAGTAAATGACAAGAAAAGAGCAAAAAATAGAGGAAAGattgaaacattttaaagtcCCTCTCCGTACACATTTTTAAGTATACTAATATTTTGTTTAGCGTGGTTTTCCCACAtagcagttaaaaaaaaccctctgaaaAGGGGCTTGAAGCAGATCTACTCTTTCTCCCGCATTGAGAAATTTGCTTTcaataagtttcactttctccAGCATCGCTTGCGCTAGGTTGACCAATGAAAGATCAGCACATATCTAAAAGGCTAGTGTTAGCGTTAAAGGAAACATCAGAGAGATTCAgtcatacatgtttgagcctcagtcagacccagacacAGATGACGAGTATCATGTGCACCAAAATCGGTGACTAGCAGACATATCAGAATAGGAAGTGTAGTCAGCATcttttattggtgtttttttttttttagcagggGCGGGGGACAAAAAAGAGTATTGCCGTATTTTACATGGCAATATTGAATGAAACACAGATGccatttatcactttttttattcgctaaattattaatattgcaaatataaattaaactcttggtagcctactagaatattACCATCAATTGCTGTATCTGTCCACTAGATAGATGTCGCTGCAACAAAAATTATTGAAGTGAAATGGACAGACTGAAAAATGTATCTTATTAGAAAAAGTACGTATATGTTATCACAATGCTCAAAAACATATTGTAAGTATTATGATAATAAAGTATCGGAGGGTCTCTGGTGATTCGCACCCCTctttgttagcttgtaggctaactggcagtggctaAAACCGTGTTAATGGTTGCGAACACAATAGTATTTGCTATAACGGCATTTTTGGTAGATCGTGAAGCTCCCGAATCTGGTTTTCATCTAAAAACTGTGCACTCTGCCATGTTTGCTGACAAaactttcactatgctaatgctaactctgctctctgtactgaTGAGTCCACTGTGCGCTGGAGGTTTCAGGTGTCTTTGctggtgttgtgtcaaagtTTGTGACGCTGTCGATATTTGTTTCCCGTATTAGAAAGAGACTGGCTTTCATTTTAGTGACGTACCTAATCAAGCGTATGATTTTAGGAAAATATCCAGACATCGCCgccttcagtagaggaatgtgaaaacacctctctagtaACAAACTTTTCACAGATACAAGTCGGTATAGTCAATGTCAGACATTTTGTGGACATAAACATAAGAAagcacatttttgagtggagggggactttaaCAATTTCATGTAGCAGGAATATTTTTTCTGATTTCCTTATCCTGATAAGCCCTTTAAGTTATCTTGTGAGCCCTGTGCTGTGTGGGTCCCGACCTCAAGGTTAGGAACCATTGTTAGATGCAGACTTTTTTTAATCTACAGTGTATACTTCATAGGTACTTCTTGCTTTTTGTTTACAATCACATCAGTGACTCAATTGGgattatcattttttttatatcagaAACTGAAATAGTAATActaatcatttattttctttaaaatgactcatgatgtgttttacatgtaataaaaagattataaaaacatttaaatgtgataTTTCAGTTATTTAGTTGAAATCACAGTTCAGCTGTCGCAAAACAGATTtcagtatattaaaaaaaaacatgttcccCTTTGTCTTCTTTACTGAAGTTGTGAGAAGAAATCATGTTTTCTTGTTCAGTTGAAGCTTTTGAAGAAATCGAGATACTTCCGGTCAACTTGGCTCTGGAGCTCTTCGGGGATGCAGTGAGAGAATTTGTAGTGTTCTTTGATCCACTTCCCACCTTCAGTGTTCTCGATGGCCACGGCGGCTACACCTGCCGGAAACAGTGTGTGATGTCTATTTTAAAATGCTGAGGATCTTTGAATTATGTCATCATTATTTAACCATCTAGACTGACCTACAACAGTGGCTCCCAGCCTCTCCACCAGCTTGATGGCAGCCTTCATAGTGCCTCCGGTTTCTATCCATTGGTCCACTATTAGCACCCTAATACCTACAGTGTTCACATGTTTAGCAAAGTCAAATGATAATCCTCTTTTAAAGTAAAgcatagcaaaaaaaaagaattataaACATATTagacaatgttaaaaaaaataaatagtttgcTATAGTGTATCCAGTGCAAAATATAAAGCAAACAGCACAAATAACACAGTGGTACATAAAATTATTTGGCGTTTAAATGTCCAgatgtacaaatataaatatgcacaaaaaagagtgaagtaaataattaaaattaaatctaACATTAACATCTATCTCTTGGCTCAGTGTCTAATCCTACACTAAAGGACTAattcaaactgtaaaaaataactgaataaatTTAACATATCTATAGATTAATAAATCTCTAATAGTAGTTTCCACACTTATAGCAAACAATTAttggcagagaaaaaaaaaactggaataCAGGACTTAAATATCATTATCTTTgatgtattaaaaataaataacagagaATCTAACTCCAAATTGATGCCCTTAATTTCTGATATTATGTCAAAGACACTCCTCCAACATCAACACCAGAGGGTGCTGTGTTACAGGGAATAAATGGACATGAAGTTGAGGAGCCCTGCAGTTTAAATCATGTGGGTTATGTAATGTAAAGTTAGTTTAAGACTATTAGGTCATTAATTGATTAGTTAATCGACAGAATCAGCAGCTattaacatgataaattaaacatttaagtcattttctgAGCAAAGATGCCAGATTTGTGTATGGTGGTAGCAGCTTCTCAGATGCGAGCTTATCAGATTTATACCTTTATTGGTCATCTGCAAATCTTTAGTTTATATGTTTAGATTCtgcttattattttaattttaatttaattttttttttgtaaaatgatgATCTAAGTAATCACTGAACCTGTGTATTGCTTTTCGTATGGACATTATCCAATTAtaagactgaatatttacataaaaacacaaataacacaAGTCTAAACTAACTTATACCCTTGTCAAGACTCATAAACTGAAGTGATGTGTCACATGCCTGAGGTGTCCAGACATCACCAGCTGTGTAAACATTCATCTCCTCAGGAGAAATAACTCACATGGTGAAAGAGTGAAGAGTAAAAGAAGATTAACCTGGTTTTAGCACATCCAGTCTTACTTCCATAGTTTTTTCTCTGCCTGTGTAGTCGCTGTAGGTTTGGTATTCAGTAGAGACACACAGGTGTCCTGCTTTGCGGATAGCCAGAAAACCTTTGCCAAGGGCATTGGCAAGAGACGCACCTGAAAAAAGAAATTAGCGGAAATATTCATCCACATCAACAGAATAATATCTTAGAGATAATCACCATCTGTGGCTAAACCTCAGTGTAAACTAGACCAAGAATGCTTTTGCACAGTGTCATGCCGTGTGCTATGACAGTATCTAAATTTAGTATATAAGGTCAGGGATTAGATTTCCAGATCTACTAGAAGAATAACAACCTCTTGGAATTAGTGTGACACACCAAGTGATAGCTCTTAAACTGCAATCTATACCCTTCTTGAAATGAATTAGTATGTGTTCTTACCAAGAATAAATCCCATTGAATCTATCCCGGCGACCAGGTCGATGGTGTCGCTGTGGAATGGGCTGAGAAGGTCTTTGACACAGTCTGCAAGAGCCTGACACGAGTGCAAAGACAGCAAATGCACAACATGCAAAGTGTGCACTGGAAATGCACACACCACTTGTATCTTTCTGCTATAAATGACTTTAATACTCCGTTCAATCAGAGAGaagacagtaaaaacactaTCAAGTAACTAGAAAtcatcccctccctccctccatacCTGGGAATTGCAGTAGAGTCTGGACGGGTCCAGCCAGGCAAACTTTGGTCCTTTTGTGTTGGGTGCCATCAGAGAAAGGTACCATCCTTtatgtctgtctgcaggagcGGCCAACACGTCCATTTGATAAACAACACTTCACGTCTGTGCTGTTCGAGGCAGAAACTGGGGTGAATGAAGCAGACTGTGAATGAGAGAGTGACCAGTCTCACAGTGGGGTGAATGGTGGGTGGGACGGAGAGGTCTGTTTATAACGCTGACCCAACCATTAGCTGACAAGCCCTGCAGTCAGCTAATGATTTGATGAGCAGTCTCAGCCTCATCGACCATTACAAGCAAACATATGTACTTCTGTCAGTACATCAGTTAGCAGAGCAATTCTTGCATTTGCCAAGGAACAGGAAATGCTTCACTGTCACATTGGTTTTCTTCTTAAGCTTAAATaaagtttcttttccttaaTTTTGACACCATGCTCCGAGGAAGCTCtttaagctgctgttttttgCATCCAGCTCCGTCTTGTTTTATGGTAGTGTGGGGAAAGTCTGTTTTCCATGATTTAGCTCACAACTCCTGTACATTTTACATCTCTGCCAACTATTGTCCAAAGCACATTACAGACTtttactttctgtaatgcatttttcttGCACTACAGATAATCATTACTTCCCATTTATGGTGTGAGAATAGAAACTTACAGAGAGTTACGGTCTGTAACTGTCAAACTGAGATTGTtctcacctaaaaataagaattatggTGTGTTTGTTACCTTCAAATATGCTGTTTATATTTGTATACAGAGCGGCCCCTCTTCCACggagtcagccatgttgtttctacagtagcccagaacggacaaaccaaacagcaaCTCTCAATAGAGCCATTCGCAACTTtgctttttcatgttttcacatcggccactgtagttcacCTACATGCTTGACATAAATTgaaatttcagttctgcaacctcaccgctaaATTCCATTAAATTCtacgcactggacctttaaaatagaGCCTCCTGTCACATGGAGTCTGTAGCGCTATGGCTCATTTTCTCACTTGTATTGTATTTAAATTTAACTGGTTATAAAACATGATGTTGGACGGATGTTTAAAAGCTGCTACGAAAAATGCTGCATTACTTTTTGAACTTGTTTCGTAGATCCCTGCTGTAAAGGATGGTTAAATGGAGAAAGTCTGACCACTGATCCTCAAAACATGTTAACCTTCCTGGTGTCCTTGGGTCAGTTTGACCTGAGAGAACAAAAGTTACACAGTGGACAGCATTACATTGTTAAggttattttttcccccacatgcATGCCTCAGGTTGTTATCCAGAGCTGCTTCAGGTGTTCAGAGTCACCCGAGTATCGGTGTCTAAAAAAACTCAGCTTGTGATCATGTTCACAGCTGGGGAGACAAAATCCATTATCTTACTGTATTCCCAGTACATTCCCCAGTTCTCAGACTGGAAAGGTTCTTAGAGTTATTAAATAAACGGATCTGAAATTTCATCGCAGTTTTGTACAACAGATTTCAAGCTGAGTGTTCACCTCTCAGACAGCAGTGACTGTACTTTCCCACAGTGGTGTCTTGTGTATCGTGAACCCAATGAACTTACAATAAATGTATCAATGAGCCAGTGCTGGAGAAGCTTCCCCGGGCTAACCCCCCAAAGAAAGTATTATCTCCTCTATATGTGTATGTAGACCAAGAGCCTATTAGAAactaagcaaacaaacaatacatattaaacaataaaaaatatactgtatatctatGGCCTGTGCAAATTTGAAAATTTCAACTTCTACTCGTGCTTCACCCTGGATGGCNaacatgcaaaaaagtaagaaatcaggaagggggcaaacactttttcacaccactgtatatctaTGGCCTGTGCAAATTTGAAAATTTCAACTTCTACTCGTGCTTCACCCTGGATGGCTTTTACCTTTTCATTCTCTCTTACTCTGGTGCTCTCCAAATACACTCTTACACTTTAACATGTTTGCACACTTACAATATGTGCAATATAGAATGTTCTGTTCTTAAATCTAAATGTGTTCAAAAAACTATTTTGAATACAATTTGCTTCATTCTCAAGCTTTCGATAGCTTATCAGAGTGCTCCGTCTCACATCTCCATTATTTCTAATGAACTGTACATGTACTTTTTCTtcatctgtttttgtaaatatgaataaatgaatgtaatCCGAGCAGATATTgacatataaacatgtctgaCTGATAGTGCTGCATGCTG
Coding sequences within:
- the zgc:174895 gene encoding adenine phosphoribosyltransferase — translated: MDVLAAPADRHKGWYLSLMAPNTKGPKFAWLDPSRLYCNSQALADCVKDLLSPFHSDTIDLVAGIDSMGFILGASLANALGKGFLAIRKAGHLCVSTEYQTYSDYTGREKTMEVRLDVLKPGIRVLIVDQWIETGGTMKAAIKLVERLGATVVGVAAVAIENTEGGKWIKEHYKFSHCIPEELQSQVDRKYLDFFKSFN